The Natronosporangium hydrolyticum nucleotide sequence GGCCGGCCGGCCGGTGCCGGCCCAGCAGTGGCCCCGCCGGCACGCTGCTTCGATGGTGAAGTTGCTGGCGTTGGCGCCGCGCCGGCGACTGCACCGCGAGCAGGTGCTCGACGCGCTGTGGCCGGAGACGCCGCCGGCCGCCGCCGGTCCCCGACTGCACAAGGCGGCCCACTTCGCCCGCCGGGTGTTGGGGCCGCAGAGCGTGGTGTTGCAGCAGGAACAGGTGTTGCTGTTTCCGGAGGCCGAGGTCAGCGTCGACGCCGTGCGCTTCGATGACCTCGCCGCGGCGGCGTTGCGGCGGCGGGACCCGGCCGAGGCCGAGGCGGCGCTCGCCGCGTACCCGGGTGAGCTACTGCCGGAGGACCGGTACGAGGCGTGGGCGGCCTCGGAACGGGACCGGCTGGCGTTGGCCTACCGGGATCTGCTGCGGCTGGCGGGGCGGTGGCAGGAGTTGGCGGAGCTGGACCCGACCGACGAGGCGGCCCAGTTGACGCTGATGCGGCAGCTGCTGGCGCGGGGGGACCGGCGGGCGGCGCTGCGGCAGTTCGAGCGGCTGGACCGGGAGCTGCATCGGGAGCTGGGGGTCGGGCCGGGGCCGGAGGTGTTGGCGCTGCGCGACGAGCTCGTGGCCGGGTCGCCCGAGCCACCGGAGCAGGTGCCGGCGCCGGCCACGCTGGTCGGCCGGGAGGCCGAGCTGGCCCGGGTGGGGCGGCTTATCGACGAGGCGGCGCAGGGGCGGGTACGGGCGGCGTTTGTCGCGGGGCCGCCGGGGGTGGGCAAGTCGGCGCTGCTGGCGGCGGCCCGGGAGGTGGCCGCGCGGCGGCAGTGGCGCACCGGCGCCGGCACCGCCGCCACAGTGGAGGGCGCGTGGCCGTACGCGCCGGTGTTGGAGGCGCTGGCGGACCTGTGCCGGCGGCACCCGGCGCTGCTGGACGGGTTGGCGGACCGGTACCGGGAGGAGATCGACCGGGCGTTGGCGGGCCGGGAGCTGGACTGGTCGGGGGAGGGCGGCCATCAGCGGCTCTACCTGGCCGCCGCCGAGCTGACCCGGCTGGCGGCGGGGGCGGGTGGTGGCGGCGCGCTGCTGATCCTCGACGATCTGCACGAGGCGGACGAGGCGAGCCTGCGGCTGCTGCACTATCTGGTGCGAAGCTGCGGCGAAGAGCGGCTGGCGTTGCTGCTCGGCCATCGGCGGGCCCCGGTCACCGACGCTTTCGAGGAGGTGCGGGCCAGCCTGCTGCGGCGGCACTACGCAGTCGATCTGCCGCTGTCGCCGCTGACCCGCGAGGCGGCGGTGGAGCTGGCGCAGCGGTCCCGGCCGGCGCCGAGTGAGTCCGCGACACCAACTGGTTCCCCGACGCTGGCTGAGTCCATGCTCGACGATATCTGGCAGATCTCCGGCGGGATCCCGTTCACCGTGGTGGAGTTGGCTCGGGCCGGGGCGCCGGAGCCGGGTGCGGCGACCGGACAGCCCCCAGGGGAGGCACCGCTGCGGATGCTATCGCCGGCGATCCGGACGGTGCTGGAGCAGGTTGCGGCGGTCGGGGTCAGCTTCGACACCGACGAGTTCCTGGCGCTGGCCGGGGTGCCGGAGGAGACCGCCTTCGACCATCTCGACGCGGCGTTGGCGGCGCTGGTGATCGAGCGCACCGGGCCCGGCTACCGGTTCCGGCACCCGCTGATCCGGGAGGCGTTGTTGGCCGAGGTGCCCCCGCACCGGCAGCGGGCCCGGCATCGGGCCTGCGCACTGCGGCTCGCCGAACTCGGCGCCTCCCCCGCCCGGATCGGTCAGCATCTGCTGCTCGCCGGGGAGCCGGCTGCGGCGGTCCCGTACGCGTTGCGGGCGGCCGAGACCGCCGCGGCGGTCGGCGCCTACCCGGACGCGCTACGGCTGGTCGACTCGGTGCGCGGTCACGGCACCGACGAGGAGCGGCCCCGGCTGGCCGCGCTGCGCGCCGATCTACTCGCGGCGAAGGGAGACCCGGCGGCGGTGCCGGCCTATCGGGAGGCGGTCGAGTTGGCCGACGAGACCGGCCAGCGAGAGCTCCGGGCCCGGCTGGGCCGGATGGCGGTGCTGACCGGAGATCTGCCCACCGCGGCGGCGGCGCTCGACGGGCTCGACCTCGACGGCGACGCCACCGACGCCACTATCCTGCTGGCGCGCGGCAATCTCGCGTACTTCCAGGGCGAGTTGGCGCAGGCGTGGCGCGCGACCGACGACGCGTACCGGTTGGTGGCCCGCGGCGGCGATGACTGGCAGGTGCTGGACCTGCTCACCCTGCAGGGGCTGCTCGCCCACCACCGGGGTGAGTTCCTGCACCGGCTGCGTCGCGACCTGCAGCGCACCCGCGACGACCCGGGGTTGGCGACCGCGGTCTTCGACTCGCAACTGTGCGTCGTCGAGATCATGCTGTACGGGCCGATGAGCTTCACCGAAGTGATCGAGTTCGCCAACGATCTGCGGGCGACGGCGCAGCGGGCGGGCGCGTTGCGGGCGGTGGCGTTCGCGACCGCGTTGATCGGGGAGGCGGCGCTGCTCGGTGGCGAGCTTGCGCTCGCCGAACGGGAGTTGACCGAGGCGGTGGAGCTGCACCGGGACATCGCCGCGCCGGCCGGGGAGGCGCATTCGCTGCAACGACTGGCGGAGGTACGGCTGGCCCAGGGGGACCGGGCGGAGGCGAACCGGTTGCTGCGGCGGGCGTTGCCGTTGGCCCGGTGGTCGCTGCTGGCGCTGCACCTGTTGCCGCGGATCCACGGCACGATGGTGCGGGCAGCGGCGGACCCGGCCGAGGCGCGCACCGTGGTGGCGCAGGCGACTGAGGCGAACGGGCAGCTGGACTCGTGCGTGTTCTGCGACGTGATGTTCGCGGTGCCGGCGGCGGTCGCCTGCGCCGACGTGGGAGAGCTGGACGCGGCGCGGAGCTTCCTCGCCACCGCCGAGCGGACGCTGGCGCAGTGGGAGGGCACCGCCTGGCACGCCATGGTGTCGGAGGCCCGGGCGCACCTGGCGGCGGCGACCGGTGAGGCGGACGAGGCGGCCCGGCTGTTGGCCGAGGCGGCGGATGGGTTCGAGGCGGCTGGTCAGCCGCGGGACGCGGCTCGGTGCCGCGACCGGCCGGCGGCACCAGCGGGCCATTAACAGCAGCAGTGCCTTCGGCGCCGGGCTGCCGTGGCCGAGCCCGGTCGCCGCCCAACTGCTCCAGGCGCCCCAGGGCTGGTCGGGGACGAGACCGGCGGCGTCGGCGGTGAGCCCGAGCAGCAGCGGCAGCAGCTCTAGCAACAGCGGGAGCAGGGCCAGCGCCGGGCGCCGGTACCGGGACTTCGACCCTGTGATCATCGGTTCCGCCTCCCCTGCGCCCTCGGTGTTCGTGCTGGCAACGAGTCGAGCGTCGCCGGCCGGCCTTCCCGACGGCTGCCCGGCGCCTTCCCCAGGCCGACCGGCGCCTAGGGGCGGCGGCGCTTAGGGGCGGCGGCGAGTTGCACCAGCAGCGCGCCGGCGGCGGCCACCGAGAGCCCGGTCAGCTCCTTCACCCCGAGCGGTTCGCCCAGGAAGAGCCAGGAGAGCACCGCGATCTGGATCAGCATGGTGTTCATGACCACGCTGGATTCGGTGGCCGACAGGGTGCGCTGGGTGACGTTCCAGAGGGTGAAGGCGAACGCGGTGTTCACCACCGCCAGCCAGGCCACGATCAGCCACCCGGTGCCGCTGATCGCCGGCATTCCTTGGCTGCCGACTCCCGCGACCAGCAGCGCCAGCGCGCCGATCGGCATGGTCAGCGCGGTTACGGTGAGCGGGCTGATGGTGTGGGACCGGTTGACCGAGCGGCCCAGCAGCACCGCCCCGGCGTTGGCGAGCACGCCGATCACCGCCACGGTCAGGCCGAAGCGCTGGTCGCCGGGGAAGTGGGCCGGGTAGAGGAAGATCGCCGTACCGGTGAGGAAGCCGCCGACGCCGGCCCATTGCCGTGCCGTCGGCCGTTCGCCGAGCAGCCCGATGCCGGCGAGCGCCACCAGCACCGGGGTGAAGCTCAACAGCAGGCTGGTGGTCTGCGCCGGCAGGTGGGCGAGTGCGACAAACTGGGCGCCCTGGGTGAGGGTGTAGAGGACCAGGCCTAGCGCCGCCAACCGCAGCCAGTCGGTACGCGTGAGGGTGCGCAGGTCGGCCCGGACCCGCCGGTGCAGCAGCAGGAACGGCAGTAGGCAGCCAGCGGCCAGGCTGTAGCGCAGCCCGGCGAAGGTGAGTGCGGGGATCTCGTCGAGACCGTGTTTGATCAGCACCCAGGAGCTGGCCCACAGCACGGTGACCAGCAACGCCTGCAGTACGGCGCGGGGGTGGGACGGGGACACGAAGGCACCTCCGAGGGGTAGTCAGCGCACAGTGGTGTGCGCCGACCTATCCCCTCGAGGCTTTTCTCCGATGAGGTGCGGGCCGGAGCGGGCTCCGGCTTTCTGTGGCGCTCGGACCAGGCCCGCGGCCCCGGTCGCTCCGGGAGCGGCGGCGGAACCCTAGCCACCCGTCAGTCGGCTTACCCGATGGATGCTACCGGCCCGGGACCGCGGGATGAGCCTGGACCGGATCAAGAGCGGGCTGGACGACCTGCTCGCCGGGGCGCTCGGGTAGCGGGAGGGCCTTCAACCGGTCAGCTATCATTCCCGTGCCGTTCAGATGAGCGAGCCGATCCTGCGTTCGGCCGGGAGGAGAGGCGAAGCGATGGCGCTGCTGGCCCGCACGGTCAACACTCCGCTCGCGATCGAGGTGCGGCGGGGAGCCGTGGCCGAGCTTGGGGCGATCCTGTCCGACCGCCGGATCTCCGGTCGGGGTGAGGTCGCGGTGGTGGTCGGCCCGGCGCAGGGCGAGGCCGTGGCCGAGCTGGTCGGCCCGCAGCTGCGCTCCGCCGACCTGTTCACGGTCGAAGGCGGCACGCTCGCCGCGGCCCAGGAGCTCGGCTCGAAGCTGCGACAGCGCTCGTACGACGCGGTGGTGGGCATCGGCGGGGGCAAGACCATCGACGTGGCGAAGTGGGCGGCGGCCCAGTACGGCACCCCGATGGTGAGCGTCGCCACCAGTCTCGCCCACGACGGGCTCGCCTCGCCGGTCGCCTCGCTGGACAACGACGGTGGCCGCGGCTCGTACGGAGTGCATATCCCGATCGCCGTGGTGGTGGACCTGGACTTCGTCGTCGCCGCACCGCTGCCGCAGCTCCGGGCCGGCGTCGGCGACCTGGTCAGCAACCTCAACGCGGTGGCCGACTGGCGGTTGGCGCAGCAGCACCGGGCGGAGCCGGTCGACGGGTTGGCGGTGATGATGGCCGCGGTGGGCGCGGAGGCGGTGCTGCGCCACCCGGGCGAGCTGACCGATCTCGGCTTCCTGACGCTGCTCGCCGAGTCGCTGATCGGCAGCGGGCTGGCGATGGCGGTATGCGGCTCGTCGCGGCCCAGCTCCGGCGGCTGCCACGAGATCTCGCACGCGATGGATCTGCTCTTCCCGGGGACGGCGGCCCACGGCGAGCAGGTGGCGCTGGGCGCGCTCTTCTGCACCTTCCTGCGTCGGGACCTGGCCGAGGTTGGTGACCCGCCGGACTTCACCGAGCTGCTCGCCTGCCTGCTCAAGCATGGCCTGCCGACCCGCCCGGCCGACCTGGGGCTGACCCGGGAGCAGTTCGTCGAAGCCGTCCTGGCCGCGCCCGCGACCCGACCGGACCGCTACACCATCCTGGAGCACCTCGACCTGGACCGGGCCGCGGTCGTCAACCGGGTCGCCGCCTTCGAGGCGGTCGTCCGCGGCTGAGCCGCCCCGGCGACCCCTTCCGCCCCGGCAGATCTGAATCCGGCGGTACGGCAGATTTGAAACGAAGGGCACGGCAGATTTGAAGTGGTACCCTCGGCAGATCTGAAACGAACGACCCGGCAGATCTGAAATGGGCCGGCGGCCAGCTGGGGCAACCCGGCGTGCGGGAGGTTCGATGGGTGAGTTGGTTGCTCGGTCCGCGACCGACCAACTCGTCGAGTTGACCCGCGTCTTCCGGGTGGTCATCGTCAACGGCCCGCGGCAAGCGGGCAAGACCACGGTGCTGAATCTCTACCGCGATGCTCGCGGGGGCGAGTATCGCTCCCTCGACTCCGCCGCGACGTTGGCCAGCGCCACTGGTGACCCGGAGGCTTTCGTGGGCGCGGGTGGTCGACCGTTGATAATCGATGAAGTTCAACACGGTGGTGATCGGTTGTTGCGGGCTGTCAAGCAGGTGGTGGACACGGCGCCGACGCCGGGGCAGTTCATCCTCTCAGGGTCGACCCGATTCCTTACCGTGCCGACGTTGTCGGAGTCGCTCGCCGGTCGGGCGGTCTTTGTTGATCTGTGGCCCTTGAGCATGGCAGAACGTTCGGGCCGGGTCGGCGCGGACTTTCTGGAGCGGCTGTTCACCGAACCCGGCAGCCTGATCAGCGCCGCCTCCCCCTGGCAACGAGCCGACTACCTGGAATCCCTATGCCGGGGCGGCTACCCTGAACCGATAAAGATCGATTCCGCTAGTGCTCGGCGAAGCTGGTTCAACGGCTACGTGCGGACCGTGACCTCGCGTGACATTCAGGAGTTCGCGCAGCTCTCCGACGGCCGGTCGCTGACCCGGCTGCTGTCGCTCGCCGCAGCCCGCTCCGGGGGGTTGCTCGTCTACGAGGATCTTGCCCGTGGTCTGGGGGTCAGCGGGCATACTGCCCGCACCTACCTCTCATATCTTGAGACGGTCTTTCTCTCCGCGACGGTCCCGGCGTGGGCCACGAACGCCTCGCTACGGGTGACGAAGACTCCCAAGTTGTTCCTCACCGATAGCGGTCTCGCCGCCCACCTGCTACGGGTCACCCCGGAGCTGTTACAGCCGCCGGGGCATCCGGCGTTGGGTGGGCTGGTGGAGACCTTTGTCTATACCGAGCTGCTCAAGGCGCAGGCGCGTACCGATGGTGCCTTCGAGATCAGCCATCTGCGGGACCGGGACGGGCGAGAGGTCGACTTCGTCTGTGAAGGGCCCGACGGCAAGGTCGTGGCGATCGAGGTCAAGTCCTCGACGTCGCCGCGCCCGGATGCGGACCGGCACCTTCGGTGGCTCCGGGACAAGCTAGGTGACCGGTTCGTCGCCGGGGTGGTGCTCTACCTCGGCGAGCACAGCTACTCCTTGGGTGACCGGATCATGCTGCTGCCAGTGTCAGCGATCTGGGAGCACGGCGTACTGAACTGATCTCGCGTTGCTGACGTGGTCGAGCCGAGTCAGATCACGGCGCCGCGGGGTGCCACCTCGACCGCGGCTACGCCCCGGCCGTAGAGCACCATCAGCCGGCCACCGTGCTCGGCGCGGAGCACCCCGTAGTCCTGCGCCAGGGTGTCCAGCGCCCGCTCGGTCACCTCGTCGGAGCTGCCGGCGTCCGGGTCCTCGTAGGTGACGTCGAGGCGCTCGCCACCGATGAGTCGTACCCGCAGCACGATCTTGGCCATTGATTCCAGCCTAGCCCAGTCTGACCGGAAACGCTGCGGTAGCGTTCCTGAGCGCAACTGTGAAGTCGAGGAGGTTCCGTGTCGACGACCCCGACCGTGTACGTGGGGATGAGCGCAGATCTTATCCACCCCGGGCACATCAACGTGCTGAACCAGGCGGCGAAGCTCGGGGAGGTGACGATCGGGCTGCTCACCGACGCGGCGATCGCCAGCTACAAGCGGCTGCCGCACATGACGTACGAGCAGCGGCGCGCGGTGGTGGAGAACCTGAAGGGCGTCACCCGGGTGGTCGCTCAGGAGACGCTGGATTATGTGCCGAACCTGGAGCAGTTGCGGCCGGACTACGTGGTGCACGGCGACGACTGGCGCAGCGGGGTGCAGCAGCAGACCCGGCAGCGGGTGATCGAGGCGCTCGCCCGCTGGGGTGGGCAGCTGGTCGAGGTCCCTTACACCGAAGGCATCTCGTCCACTCAGTTGAACCAGTCGGTGAAGCAGATCGGCACCACGCCCAGTGTGCGGCTCAGTCGGCTGCGGCGGCTGCTGGAGCACAAGCCGGTGGTACGGGTGATGGAGGCGCACAGCGGCCTCACTGGCCTGATCGTGGAGAACACCGCGGTGTCGGTCGAGGGCCGGACGCTGGAGTTCGATGGGATGTGGTCGAGCTCGTTGACCGACTCCATGGCCCGGGGCAAGCCGGACATCGAGGCGGTGGACATCTCCTCCCGGCTGCAGATGGTCAATGAGCTTTTCGAGGTGACCACCAAGCCGCTGATCTTCGACGGCGACACGGGTGGCAAGCCGGAGCACTTCACCTTCACCGTCCGGTCGTTGGAGCGGCTGGGCGCCTCGGCGGTGATCATCGAGGATAAAGAGGGGCTGAAGCGGAATTCGCTCTTCGGCACCGAGGTCGCCCAGACCCAGTCGACGATTGAAGACTTCTGTGCCCGGCTGGCGATCGGGAAGCGAGCGCAGATCACCAACGACTTCATGATCATCGCGCGGATCGAGAGTCTGATCCTGGAACAGGGCATGGACGACGCGGTCCGGCGAGCCGAGGCGTACATCGACGCGGGCGCCGACGGCATCATGATCCACAGCAAGCGGAAGAGTCCGGAAGAGGTCTTCGA carries:
- a CDS encoding ATP-binding protein, with the translated sequence MRVEVDLLGRFEVRLAGRPVPAQQWPRRHAASMVKLLALAPRRRLHREQVLDALWPETPPAAAGPRLHKAAHFARRVLGPQSVVLQQEQVLLFPEAEVSVDAVRFDDLAAAALRRRDPAEAEAALAAYPGELLPEDRYEAWAASERDRLALAYRDLLRLAGRWQELAELDPTDEAAQLTLMRQLLARGDRRAALRQFERLDRELHRELGVGPGPEVLALRDELVAGSPEPPEQVPAPATLVGREAELARVGRLIDEAAQGRVRAAFVAGPPGVGKSALLAAAREVAARRQWRTGAGTAATVEGAWPYAPVLEALADLCRRHPALLDGLADRYREEIDRALAGRELDWSGEGGHQRLYLAAAELTRLAAGAGGGGALLILDDLHEADEASLRLLHYLVRSCGEERLALLLGHRRAPVTDAFEEVRASLLRRHYAVDLPLSPLTREAAVELAQRSRPAPSESATPTGSPTLAESMLDDIWQISGGIPFTVVELARAGAPEPGAATGQPPGEAPLRMLSPAIRTVLEQVAAVGVSFDTDEFLALAGVPEETAFDHLDAALAALVIERTGPGYRFRHPLIREALLAEVPPHRQRARHRACALRLAELGASPARIGQHLLLAGEPAAAVPYALRAAETAAAVGAYPDALRLVDSVRGHGTDEERPRLAALRADLLAAKGDPAAVPAYREAVELADETGQRELRARLGRMAVLTGDLPTAAAALDGLDLDGDATDATILLARGNLAYFQGELAQAWRATDDAYRLVARGGDDWQVLDLLTLQGLLAHHRGEFLHRLRRDLQRTRDDPGLATAVFDSQLCVVEIMLYGPMSFTEVIEFANDLRATAQRAGALRAVAFATALIGEAALLGGELALAERELTEAVELHRDIAAPAGEAHSLQRLAEVRLAQGDRAEANRLLRRALPLARWSLLALHLLPRIHGTMVRAAADPAEARTVVAQATEANGQLDSCVFCDVMFAVPAAVACADVGELDAARSFLATAERTLAQWEGTAWHAMVSEARAHLAAATGEADEAARLLAEAADGFEAAGQPRDAARCRDRPAAPAGH
- a CDS encoding DMT family transporter, whose amino-acid sequence is MSPSHPRAVLQALLVTVLWASSWVLIKHGLDEIPALTFAGLRYSLAAGCLLPFLLLHRRVRADLRTLTRTDWLRLAALGLVLYTLTQGAQFVALAHLPAQTTSLLLSFTPVLVALAGIGLLGERPTARQWAGVGGFLTGTAIFLYPAHFPGDQRFGLTVAVIGVLANAGAVLLGRSVNRSHTISPLTVTALTMPIGALALLVAGVGSQGMPAISGTGWLIVAWLAVVNTAFAFTLWNVTQRTLSATESSVVMNTMLIQIAVLSWLFLGEPLGVKELTGLSVAAAGALLVQLAAAPKRRRP
- a CDS encoding iron-containing alcohol dehydrogenase family protein — translated: MALLARTVNTPLAIEVRRGAVAELGAILSDRRISGRGEVAVVVGPAQGEAVAELVGPQLRSADLFTVEGGTLAAAQELGSKLRQRSYDAVVGIGGGKTIDVAKWAAAQYGTPMVSVATSLAHDGLASPVASLDNDGGRGSYGVHIPIAVVVDLDFVVAAPLPQLRAGVGDLVSNLNAVADWRLAQQHRAEPVDGLAVMMAAVGAEAVLRHPGELTDLGFLTLLAESLIGSGLAMAVCGSSRPSSGGCHEISHAMDLLFPGTAAHGEQVALGALFCTFLRRDLAEVGDPPDFTELLACLLKHGLPTRPADLGLTREQFVEAVLAAPATRPDRYTILEHLDLDRAAVVNRVAAFEAVVRG
- a CDS encoding ATP-binding protein, producing the protein MGELVARSATDQLVELTRVFRVVIVNGPRQAGKTTVLNLYRDARGGEYRSLDSAATLASATGDPEAFVGAGGRPLIIDEVQHGGDRLLRAVKQVVDTAPTPGQFILSGSTRFLTVPTLSESLAGRAVFVDLWPLSMAERSGRVGADFLERLFTEPGSLISAASPWQRADYLESLCRGGYPEPIKIDSASARRSWFNGYVRTVTSRDIQEFAQLSDGRSLTRLLSLAAARSGGLLVYEDLARGLGVSGHTARTYLSYLETVFLSATVPAWATNASLRVTKTPKLFLTDSGLAAHLLRVTPELLQPPGHPALGGLVETFVYTELLKAQARTDGAFEISHLRDRDGREVDFVCEGPDGKVVAIEVKSSTSPRPDADRHLRWLRDKLGDRFVAGVVLYLGEHSYSLGDRIMLLPVSAIWEHGVLN
- the aepX gene encoding phosphoenolpyruvate mutase, with the translated sequence MSTTPTVYVGMSADLIHPGHINVLNQAAKLGEVTIGLLTDAAIASYKRLPHMTYEQRRAVVENLKGVTRVVAQETLDYVPNLEQLRPDYVVHGDDWRSGVQQQTRQRVIEALARWGGQLVEVPYTEGISSTQLNQSVKQIGTTPSVRLSRLRRLLEHKPVVRVMEAHSGLTGLIVENTAVSVEGRTLEFDGMWSSSLTDSMARGKPDIEAVDISSRLQMVNELFEVTTKPLIFDGDTGGKPEHFTFTVRSLERLGASAVIIEDKEGLKRNSLFGTEVAQTQSTIEDFCARLAIGKRAQITNDFMIIARIESLILEQGMDDAVRRAEAYIDAGADGIMIHSKRKSPEEVFEFCDRYGKLPRRVPLVAVPTSYHQVTEAELADRGVNLVIYANHLLRAAYPQMVKVAQTILANGRALEADPYLAPIDEALAIIPENQQ